The following proteins are co-located in the Rippkaea orientalis PCC 8801 genome:
- a CDS encoding squalene/phytoene synthase family protein, translating to MNLRNNALKILKETSRTFYIPISRLPDRLQEAVASAYLCMRAIDEVEDHPDLDNFTKAQLLRRMSLNLQAGSEKARVEDFSAGLMPYNACLPDVTLRVGEWALLAPDSIAPRIWDATAAMADRMAYWAENNWTIRTEAHLDQYTFSVAGAVGLLLSDLWAWYDGTQTNRSYAIGFGRGLQAVNIVRNHREDLRRGVNFLPQGWNEQDVHQYARRNLKLADLYTKSLPSGPALDFCKIPLALAYGTLEVMALGKEKLSRSDVIALVQRVTR from the coding sequence ATGAATTTACGTAATAATGCCCTGAAGATTCTTAAAGAAACGAGTCGAACGTTTTATATCCCCATTAGTCGTCTTCCTGATCGGTTGCAAGAGGCTGTCGCTTCTGCTTATCTGTGTATGCGGGCGATCGATGAAGTGGAAGATCATCCTGACTTGGACAACTTTACCAAAGCCCAACTCTTGCGCCGTATGAGTCTTAATCTCCAGGCAGGAAGCGAAAAGGCCAGGGTAGAGGATTTTTCAGCCGGATTAATGCCTTATAATGCCTGTTTACCAGATGTCACTCTACGGGTAGGAGAATGGGCATTACTCGCTCCTGATAGCATTGCTCCCCGTATCTGGGATGCCACAGCAGCCATGGCCGATCGCATGGCCTACTGGGCAGAAAATAATTGGACGATTCGCACTGAGGCTCATCTAGATCAATATACCTTTAGTGTAGCGGGGGCTGTGGGTTTATTGCTATCGGATTTGTGGGCTTGGTATGATGGAACTCAAACTAACCGAAGCTATGCTATTGGCTTTGGTCGCGGGTTACAAGCAGTTAATATTGTTCGTAATCACCGTGAAGATCTGCGCCGTGGGGTCAATTTCTTACCCCAAGGATGGAACGAACAAGATGTCCACCAGTATGCCCGTCGTAACCTCAAGTTAGCTGATCTCTATACTAAGTCTCTGCCCTCTGGACCTGCTTTGGATTTTTGCAAAATTCCTTTAGCTTTGGCCTATGGAACTCT